In Microbacterium sp. SLBN-146, one genomic interval encodes:
- a CDS encoding histidine phosphatase family protein: MTTRLVLIRHAKSDWADLTLDDHDRPLNDRGLRDAPRMASALAATGFRPDVILSSTALRAATTADFFSGALGVPVEQQERLYGAPAPVLLRAAAETDARAVVVVAHDPGMSVLAGELSNGEIAHMPTCAVARFEWEASDWDVATSIDPDEWTWETPR; encoded by the coding sequence ATGACGACACGACTCGTTCTCATCCGCCATGCCAAATCCGACTGGGCGGACCTCACGCTCGACGATCACGACCGGCCCCTCAACGACCGGGGTCTGCGGGATGCTCCGCGGATGGCGTCTGCGCTGGCCGCTACGGGCTTTCGTCCCGACGTGATCCTTTCCAGTACGGCGCTGCGCGCCGCGACGACGGCGGACTTCTTCAGCGGCGCGCTCGGCGTTCCCGTCGAACAGCAGGAGCGACTGTACGGCGCGCCGGCGCCCGTGCTCCTGCGTGCCGCCGCCGAAACGGACGCGCGAGCGGTCGTCGTCGTGGCGCACGACCCGGGGATGAGCGTTCTCGCCGGTGAACTGTCGAACGGCGAGATCGCCCACATGCCGACCTGCGCTGTCGCCCGCTTCGAATGGGAAGCGTCCGACTGGGACGTCGCGACGAGCATCGACCCCGACGAATGGACGTGGGAGACACCCCGCTAG
- a CDS encoding gamma-glutamylcyclotransferase family protein: MAADQLLFSYGTLQYPEVQLDTFGRLLDSEDDVLPGYTVDYVEIEDRRVVDLSGASVHPLVRVTHSPRDKVIGKVLWVTEDELEASDEYEVSLYRRVAVRLASGRDAWVYVANRG; the protein is encoded by the coding sequence GTGGCAGCCGACCAGCTCCTGTTCAGCTACGGGACGCTTCAGTATCCCGAAGTGCAGCTCGACACGTTTGGGCGCCTCCTCGACAGCGAAGACGATGTCCTCCCCGGCTACACGGTCGATTACGTCGAGATCGAGGATCGTCGCGTGGTCGACCTCTCCGGAGCCTCTGTCCACCCGCTCGTGCGGGTGACGCACAGCCCGCGGGACAAGGTCATCGGCAAGGTGCTCTGGGTGACGGAGGACGAGCTCGAGGCCTCGGATGAATACGAGGTGTCGCTCTACCGTCGCGTGGCGGTACGTCTGGCGAGCGGACGCGACGCGTGGGTGTACGTGGCGAATCGGGGCTAG